In Balneolales bacterium ANBcel1, the following proteins share a genomic window:
- a CDS encoding TM2 domain-containing protein, translating to MNEQKVDMFIMSNSKYFEPYHLETLRQNLLKAEESRFNRIQVTSFKDPTLALVVSLLGGPLGIDRFYIGDVGLGIAKLLTCGGLGIWTFVDYFLIMGRTREANFEKYQELIYF from the coding sequence ATGAACGAACAAAAAGTGGACATGTTCATCATGTCCAACAGCAAGTATTTCGAGCCTTATCACCTGGAAACCTTGCGGCAAAACCTGCTCAAGGCGGAGGAATCCAGGTTCAACCGAATTCAGGTCACCAGTTTCAAGGATCCCACACTCGCCCTGGTAGTCTCCCTGCTGGGCGGACCGCTCGGCATCGACCGGTTTTATATTGGGGATGTCGGACTCGGAATCGCCAAACTGCTTACCTGCGGCGGTTTGGGCATATGGACCTTCGTGGATTACTTTCTGATTATGGGCCGCACCCGCGAAGCCA